One window from the genome of Paraneptunicella aestuarii encodes:
- a CDS encoding helix-turn-helix transcriptional regulator: MEMIRGSDLRAMRRVAGLTTQQMANIAGVKTRKTYENWEKNVGTPNVNQFFALVEGCGMTLNELNDFRKFLKTRQRK; the protein is encoded by the coding sequence ATGGAGATGATTCGTGGTAGTGATTTACGCGCTATGCGTAGGGTTGCGGGGTTAACCACTCAGCAGATGGCAAATATTGCTGGTGTGAAAACCCGTAAAACTTACGAGAACTGGGAAAAGAATGTGGGTACGCCCAATGTGAACCAGTTTTTTGCCTTGGTGGAAGGTTGCGGTATGACCTTGAATGAGCTGAATGATTTTAGAAAGTTCCTTAAAACTCGGCAGCGCAAGTAA
- a CDS encoding very short patch repair endonuclease — protein MNLFKIELILLDIVTPKKRSQMMSGIKSKNTRPEILIRKQLHRMGYRYKLHDKSFPGKPDLVFPKYRAVVFVHGCFWHQHHCHLFKWPKTRPEFWRKKIQGNVIYDEKVKEQLLGMGWRVCVVWECAVKGKSEDKIKEVAEAISYFLREDRLIIDI, from the coding sequence GTGAATTTATTCAAAATAGAGCTGATTCTCTTGGATATTGTTACCCCTAAAAAACGAAGCCAGATGATGTCTGGTATCAAGAGTAAGAATACTCGTCCGGAAATATTGATTCGCAAGCAACTGCATAGGATGGGGTATAGATATAAGCTTCATGACAAGTCTTTCCCCGGTAAACCTGATTTGGTCTTCCCAAAATATAGAGCTGTAGTTTTTGTTCATGGCTGCTTCTGGCATCAGCATCATTGCCATTTATTTAAATGGCCGAAAACCCGACCGGAATTTTGGCGTAAGAAGATCCAAGGTAATGTTATTTATGATGAAAAAGTGAAGGAGCAGCTACTAGGGATGGGATGGCGGGTTTGTGTGGTATGGGAATGCGCAGTAAAGGGAAAAAGCGAAGATAAAATTAAGGAAGTAGCAGAGGCTATCAGCTACTTCCTCAGGGAGGATAGGTTAATTATTGATATCTGA